Proteins encoded in a region of the Candidatus Scalindua japonica genome:
- a CDS encoding exosortase/archaeosortase family protein, with amino-acid sequence MSLTNPLIIRFIILFVLMICTYYPIMAELLNVWLGDSNNSHGLLVPLMSGYCVYLKRENIKRYLADIHNLRSRFWSTYCGLIVFVVSLFIYVLFLIGHMAFVTRLMFVCSLISLVWYYFGLRLLRILFFPLFFLFFMIPVPVSFVNHITLPMKTFATNISVPLIKAYGVPLVQEGNIIHLTTCTLEVAEACSGIRSMTSMLMLAFFFAYMIKGKFYKKVILVLLSPVIAVLVNVLRITGTGILANIYGETVARGYVHDISGYLVFIFGFGALSLSFKLLNREQAYDEAE; translated from the coding sequence ATGTCATTAACTAATCCATTGATTATTCGGTTTATTATTCTATTTGTACTCATGATATGTACATATTATCCCATAATGGCGGAACTGCTCAATGTCTGGCTGGGAGACTCAAATAATTCTCATGGATTATTAGTTCCGTTAATGTCAGGATATTGTGTATACCTGAAGAGGGAAAATATAAAGAGGTATCTTGCGGATATACATAATTTAAGAAGTAGATTCTGGTCAACCTATTGCGGATTAATTGTTTTTGTGGTTAGTCTGTTTATATATGTTTTGTTTCTAATAGGGCATATGGCATTTGTAACAAGGCTGATGTTCGTATGTTCTCTGATATCACTTGTCTGGTATTATTTTGGGTTGAGACTGTTGAGGATTTTATTCTTTCCGTTATTTTTCCTGTTTTTCATGATTCCGGTTCCTGTCAGCTTTGTAAATCATATCACTTTGCCTATGAAGACATTTGCTACAAACATATCCGTTCCTCTGATCAAGGCTTACGGTGTTCCTCTTGTACAGGAAGGGAACATAATCCATTTAACTACCTGCACCCTTGAAGTTGCTGAGGCGTGTAGCGGGATCAGGTCTATGACTTCAATGCTTATGCTGGCTTTCTTTTTTGCCTATATGATTAAAGGTAAATTTTACAAAAAAGTGATTCTGGTTTTACTTTCTCCTGTTATTGCGGTACTGGTAAATGTTTTACGAATTACGGGAACCGGTATTCTGGCTAATATTTATGGAGAGACAGTTGCCAGAGGATATGTTCACGATATTTCCGGTTATCTCGTCTTTATATTTGGTTTTGGGGCACTTTCTCTTTCATTCAAATTACTTAACAGAGAGCAGGCATACGATGAAGCAGAGTAG
- a CDS encoding exosortase C-terminal domain/associated protein EpsI — MKQSRFYIPLIILLLTFGSVIYLSGRSMPDVVDKRLANLPHTIETWKGDDFSLDQLVIDELDTDVSISRNYVDINDKHIVTLYIGYYGTKKGGRTAHNPNACYPSSGWRIMSDTGTTIADGHGAVNRMVVKRRGVSRIVYHWYQDGDKIIQSGIEQNINRFINKVRFNRNDGAFVRISIDGRTDGAEDVLIQFGRLIIPLIAENWPVEG; from the coding sequence ATGAAGCAGAGTAGATTTTATATACCGCTCATTATTTTATTACTAACATTTGGTTCGGTTATCTATTTGTCTGGCAGATCTATGCCTGACGTTGTTGACAAAAGACTTGCCAATCTACCTCATACAATTGAGACATGGAAAGGTGATGACTTTAGTCTGGACCAGCTCGTTATTGATGAGCTGGATACTGATGTTTCTATATCGAGAAATTATGTGGATATTAACGACAAACATATTGTTACACTTTATATTGGATATTATGGAACCAAAAAAGGAGGAAGAACAGCGCACAATCCCAACGCCTGTTATCCGTCATCCGGGTGGAGAATCATGAGCGATACAGGCACTACTATCGCGGATGGTCATGGCGCTGTTAACAGAATGGTGGTGAAAAGAAGAGGTGTGTCTCGAATAGTTTATCATTGGTATCAGGACGGAGATAAAATTATACAATCAGGGATTGAACAAAATATAAATCGATTTATTAATAAAGTACGATTCAACCGGAATGATGGTGCGTTTGTCAGGATATCTATTGACGGTAGAACGGATGGTGCGGAAGATGTCCTGATACAGTTTGGAAGACTGATCATCCCTCTTATCGCTGAAAACTGGCCGGTTGAAGGATAA
- the asnB gene encoding asparagine synthase (glutamine-hydrolyzing) produces MCGIAGIYIVENRYCKETGQDIKKMTSSLTHRGPDDCGYYIDDKIALGHRRLKIIDLETGRQPMFNEDKSISLVFNGEIYNYRDLRRELQGKDHRFSTNSDTETVIHAYEEWGEECLKKLRGMFAFCIWDSRKETIFLARDRLGIKPLFYSQYNGKFVFASEIKSIISDIHFKKQIDKEALASYFMFSYIPAPLTIYKNIKKLLPGYSLILKKGNVVLKQYWDLFFEPDRKKKEEDFIHEYMELLEESVKMRLMSDVPLGAFLSGGIDSSVVVALMSNKNNIPANTFTIGFGGDTGGFDDERKYARLVARRYNTNHREHEVLPDVEGVIEKIVNSFDEPFADDATIPSYFVCKMARENVTVALSGLGGDEAFCGYERYLGFHISHIYNKIPGIIREKIIRVLIEKLPENSSGGNRVNHLKRFVRSSSLSNAQRYLGFTSKLNRLYKDSFFSDNNDYENALDSSHNRFLRYFESPNAEDPLDKVFYCDIKTYLPEDILACTDRLSMHHSLEVRVPFLDHKLLEFSATIPSELKLKWFQKKYLLKKGVSHLLPKSVVRHKKQGFVGPMTKWLQTDLKKMTLERLSDRNLERHGIFNRTTVSNILNDHYNGRETNDTLIWSLLMFQTWFDAYMN; encoded by the coding sequence ATGTGCGGCATAGCGGGTATATACATAGTAGAAAATAGATATTGTAAAGAAACGGGTCAGGATATAAAGAAAATGACTTCGTCTTTAACGCATCGCGGGCCGGATGACTGTGGGTACTATATTGATGATAAGATCGCCCTGGGTCACAGAAGGCTCAAAATTATAGATTTAGAAACAGGCCGTCAGCCTATGTTTAATGAAGATAAAAGTATATCTCTTGTCTTTAATGGTGAGATATATAATTATAGAGACTTAAGGAGAGAGTTACAGGGCAAAGACCATAGGTTTTCAACAAATAGTGATACGGAAACTGTTATACACGCCTATGAAGAGTGGGGTGAGGAGTGTTTGAAAAAACTGAGAGGAATGTTCGCGTTTTGTATCTGGGACTCTCGTAAAGAAACGATCTTCCTTGCGCGCGACAGATTGGGAATTAAGCCGCTTTTTTATTCTCAGTATAATGGGAAATTTGTATTTGCCTCAGAGATAAAATCAATTATTTCAGATATTCATTTTAAGAAACAAATAGATAAAGAGGCATTGGCATCATATTTTATGTTTTCCTATATTCCCGCGCCACTGACAATTTACAAAAACATAAAAAAATTACTTCCGGGGTATTCCCTGATACTGAAAAAAGGTAATGTGGTCCTTAAACAATATTGGGACCTGTTTTTTGAGCCTGACAGAAAGAAAAAGGAAGAAGATTTCATCCATGAATATATGGAATTGTTAGAAGAATCAGTAAAGATGAGGCTTATGAGTGATGTTCCTCTTGGCGCTTTCCTCAGTGGGGGTATAGATTCCAGTGTGGTTGTTGCATTGATGAGCAATAAAAACAATATTCCGGCAAATACCTTTACTATCGGTTTTGGTGGTGATACCGGTGGGTTTGATGATGAACGAAAATATGCGAGGCTGGTTGCCCGGAGATATAATACAAACCACAGAGAACATGAGGTCTTGCCGGATGTAGAAGGGGTCATTGAAAAAATTGTGAATTCATTTGACGAACCATTTGCGGACGACGCGACAATACCCTCTTATTTTGTTTGTAAAATGGCACGGGAAAATGTGACCGTGGCATTGTCCGGTCTTGGAGGAGATGAGGCTTTCTGTGGTTATGAACGTTATCTTGGCTTTCATATCAGCCATATTTATAATAAGATACCTGGAATTATCAGAGAAAAAATTATTAGAGTATTGATAGAAAAGTTGCCGGAAAACTCTTCAGGTGGAAATAGAGTCAACCATTTGAAAAGATTTGTCAGATCTTCGTCCTTAAGTAATGCGCAACGTTATCTCGGTTTTACTTCTAAGTTAAACAGGTTGTACAAAGATTCGTTTTTTTCTGATAATAATGATTATGAAAATGCGTTAGACTCTTCACATAACAGATTTTTGAGGTACTTTGAATCACCAAATGCTGAGGACCCACTGGACAAGGTCTTTTACTGTGACATCAAAACATATCTCCCGGAAGATATACTTGCCTGTACCGACAGGTTGAGTATGCACCACTCTCTTGAAGTAAGGGTCCCTTTCCTGGACCATAAGTTGCTGGAATTTTCCGCGACAATACCATCTGAGCTCAAATTAAAATGGTTTCAGAAGAAATACCTTTTAAAGAAAGGAGTATCTCACCTGCTGCCCAAATCTGTTGTCAGGCACAAAAAACAGGGGTTTGTCGGGCCTATGACAAAGTGGCTGCAGACAGATCTGAAGAAAATGACATTAGAAAGATTATCTGACAGGAACTTAGAGAGGCACGGCATTTTTAATCGTACTACCGTTAGTAATATTCTTAATGATCACTACAATGGTCGAGAGACCAATGATACACTAATCTGGTCATTATTAATGTTTCAAACATGGTTTGATGCGTATATGAACTGA
- a CDS encoding glycosyltransferase family 2 protein, with protein sequence MLVLKVIFWISGLMIIYPYVGYIVLLWTISLFVSKINRESTALVLPKVTLLISAYNEEFVIKDKILNSLSLDYPKDLIEIVVVSDGSDDGTGSIVEQYEDQGVMLRHFEGRIGKTACLNKAVVLSKGEIVVFSDANSNYDKDAIKNLVRHFCDQKIGFVTGTTKYVTNSDENAIESVGLYSRIEKFTKMLESRIGSCVGADGAIFAVRKSLYQPLKDYDINDFVIPLSVVKQNHRGILESSAFCIEKTASDIRGEFSRQIRITNRTIRAIFNNASLLNPFCCGFFSLELLSHKVCKFLVPFFMLIMFFTNMMLISQGSLYVAVFIAQICFYLIAIINHSLHFLPVLSKLASASYTFTTVNLAILLGWVQYLKGETYTTWSPGQRGDIIQ encoded by the coding sequence ATGCTGGTATTAAAAGTTATATTCTGGATTTCAGGGTTAATGATAATTTATCCATATGTGGGATATATAGTCCTTTTATGGACTATATCTCTATTTGTATCAAAGATTAATAGAGAGTCAACAGCACTGGTGTTACCAAAGGTAACACTTCTAATCTCTGCTTATAATGAAGAATTCGTAATTAAAGATAAAATCCTTAACTCTTTGTCACTGGACTACCCGAAAGACCTGATAGAGATAGTGGTTGTTTCTGATGGTTCCGACGACGGAACCGGAAGTATAGTAGAACAATACGAAGATCAAGGTGTAATGTTAAGACACTTTGAAGGAAGAATCGGTAAAACTGCGTGTTTGAACAAAGCAGTAGTTTTGTCAAAAGGTGAAATTGTCGTCTTTTCGGATGCGAATTCAAACTATGATAAGGATGCCATAAAAAATTTAGTAAGACATTTTTGTGATCAGAAAATAGGATTTGTGACAGGGACCACAAAATATGTTACAAACAGCGATGAGAACGCTATCGAATCTGTTGGGCTTTACTCCAGAATTGAAAAATTCACAAAAATGCTGGAAAGCAGAATTGGCTCTTGTGTAGGGGCTGATGGGGCTATTTTTGCCGTCCGTAAAAGTCTGTATCAACCACTTAAGGATTACGATATCAATGATTTTGTAATTCCTTTGAGTGTGGTTAAACAAAACCATAGGGGGATACTTGAAAGCAGCGCCTTTTGTATTGAGAAGACCGCAAGTGATATCAGGGGGGAGTTTAGTCGGCAGATAAGAATTACCAACAGGACTATCAGGGCAATTTTCAATAATGCGAGTCTGTTAAATCCATTCTGCTGTGGGTTCTTTTCATTAGAATTGCTGTCCCATAAAGTATGCAAATTCCTGGTCCCTTTCTTTATGTTAATAATGTTTTTTACTAACATGATGTTAATTTCTCAGGGCTCTTTATATGTTGCTGTTTTTATAGCACAGATCTGTTTTTATCTTATTGCAATCATAAATCACAGTTTGCATTTTTTACCTGTACTGTCGAAATTGGCATCCGCGTCTTATACCTTTACAACAGTAAACCTGGCGATACTGTTAGGATGGGTGCAATACCTGAAGGGGGAAACATACACAACATGGTCCCCTGGCCAGAGAGGAGACATAATACAATAA
- the wecB gene encoding non-hydrolyzing UDP-N-acetylglucosamine 2-epimerase, translating to MKIIHVVGARPNFMKIAPLMDAVIAHNHSSKRHINQVLVHTGQHYDEKMSRLFFDDLRIPKPDIDLEVGSASHAEQTALIMERFEKVCLREKPTHVLVVGDVNSTIACALVASKLNIRIIHVEAGLRSYDRTMPEEINRVLTDAISDLLFITEKSAEENLKREGVNGDKIFFVGNVMIDTLLKHKEKSQESDILNTLRLKAQDYAVITLHRPSNVDDQNRFKEIFSALNEISGKIPLVFPIHPRAKSSIDKLNGGVNNNITFCEPLRYLDFLKVMSDARFILTDSGGIQEETTVLGIPCLTIRENTERPVTISQGTNKLVGTGKERIVQEAENILYGNTQNSMIPELWDGKAAERIVKILAISEK from the coding sequence ATGAAGATAATCCATGTCGTTGGTGCGAGACCGAACTTTATGAAAATAGCGCCTCTAATGGATGCTGTTATTGCCCATAACCACTCTTCCAAAAGACACATTAATCAGGTCCTTGTCCATACAGGTCAGCATTATGACGAGAAGATGTCCAGGTTGTTTTTTGATGATTTGAGGATACCGAAACCAGATATAGATCTGGAGGTGGGGTCCGCTTCTCATGCCGAACAGACAGCCCTCATAATGGAAAGGTTTGAAAAGGTGTGTTTAAGAGAAAAGCCTACACATGTCCTGGTTGTTGGTGATGTAAATTCTACTATTGCGTGCGCGCTGGTTGCTTCCAAACTAAATATCCGTATAATCCATGTGGAAGCGGGGCTGAGAAGTTATGACAGGACTATGCCGGAAGAAATTAACAGGGTCCTTACTGACGCGATTTCAGACTTGCTCTTTATCACAGAGAAAAGCGCTGAGGAAAATCTAAAACGAGAAGGAGTTAATGGGGACAAAATATTTTTTGTAGGTAATGTCATGATCGATACACTCCTGAAACATAAAGAAAAATCACAAGAGTCAGATATCCTTAACACGCTTCGACTAAAGGCACAGGATTATGCGGTGATAACGCTTCACAGACCTTCGAATGTGGATGATCAGAATAGATTCAAAGAGATATTCTCCGCGCTCAACGAAATTTCCGGGAAAATTCCTCTGGTTTTTCCTATACACCCGAGGGCAAAAAGCAGTATCGATAAATTGAACGGTGGCGTTAACAACAATATAACCTTTTGTGAACCACTCAGATATCTTGACTTTCTTAAAGTTATGTCTGACGCCAGATTCATATTAACGGATTCAGGTGGGATACAGGAGGAGACAACGGTGCTTGGGATTCCGTGTCTTACCATAAGAGAAAATACTGAAAGGCCTGTTACGATATCTCAAGGTACTAATAAACTTGTTGGTACCGGAAAGGAGAGAATCGTACAGGAAGCAGAAAATATTCTGTATGGAAATACTCAAAACAGCATGATTCCGGAACTGTGGGATGGTAAGGCGGCAGAGAGAATTGTTAAAATATTGGCCATTTCAGAGAAATAA
- a CDS encoding ABC transporter permease yields MTHKDTTNSNAGDLQTTVYSPESQMHTPDRLIRSMFNGLLDSRELAWRLFVRDISARYRQSILGIFWAFLPPLVTGLVFIILQSKRVVNLGETDIPYPVYVLVGTTLWQVFTEGLNAPLKSVIAAKPMLAKINFPREALIVSAFYDVLFNFLIKSVILVGIFVYFKVAVTWGLLLAPMAILILILLGISIGLLLTPLGTLYSDITQGLIVVTSFWFFITPVIYPPPQSFPYSLMSTLNPVSPILMGARDLLTKGVITNIGPFLVVSLLTIITLFIAWMIYRVALPILIERMSA; encoded by the coding sequence ATGACACATAAAGATACTACAAATAGTAACGCTGGAGACTTGCAGACCACTGTGTACTCACCGGAATCACAAATGCATACCCCTGACCGGCTGATACGTTCTATGTTCAATGGGCTTCTGGATTCACGCGAATTGGCATGGAGACTTTTTGTGCGGGATATTTCTGCCAGATACAGGCAGAGCATACTTGGTATATTCTGGGCGTTTCTTCCGCCTCTTGTTACAGGGTTGGTATTTATTATTTTACAGTCAAAGAGAGTGGTCAATCTCGGTGAGACTGACATCCCATATCCGGTGTATGTTCTGGTTGGGACAACACTCTGGCAGGTGTTTACTGAGGGTCTTAACGCGCCCTTAAAGTCTGTTATTGCGGCGAAACCGATGCTTGCTAAAATCAATTTCCCCAGAGAGGCGCTGATTGTATCAGCGTTTTATGATGTCTTATTTAATTTTCTTATTAAATCGGTAATTCTTGTGGGGATATTTGTATACTTTAAGGTAGCAGTTACATGGGGGCTGTTATTGGCACCGATGGCGATACTTATATTAATCCTGTTAGGTATCTCTATCGGATTATTACTTACCCCTTTAGGTACATTATATTCAGACATTACACAGGGATTAATCGTTGTGACATCATTCTGGTTCTTTATTACGCCTGTTATTTACCCACCACCTCAATCGTTTCCTTATTCATTAATGTCAACTCTTAACCCGGTGAGTCCCATACTCATGGGGGCTAGAGATTTGTTGACAAAAGGTGTCATTACCAATATAGGACCGTTTCTGGTTGTCAGTTTACTAACAATCATAACTCTGTTTATCGCCTGGATGATTTATCGCGTAGCACTCCCCATCCTCATCGAAAGAATGAGTGCCTGA
- a CDS encoding IS91 family transposase translates to MISLSSIIETFIADFITLYHGSILPSQFKALAAMKDCRTTQSRVMLVQCNDCEKQVFVPHSCGNRNCPHCQSHECQQWLERQLKKEVPADYFMLTFTIPKELRSLAWQHQRLLYSIMIQCCWETVKTFVQNDSVLQGNAGAITVLHTHSRSLDYHPHIHLVMPAGAINQKKKLWSFKKSEGKTRYLFNHKALAKVFRAKMLDAVNKAALTLPVNYPKTWVVDCKFVGNGEKALVYLGRYLYKGVIQEKDIITCKDGQVTFRYQDSKSKKMLTRTLPGPQFLRLILQHVLPKGFRRTRNFGFLHPNSKRLIALLQYLTGINPNKSSAWFRERPKLTCKCCGGIMKIIKTMIPPSHKSRSFPYKLTKEEAVLVM, encoded by the coding sequence ATGATATCTCTCTCCTCTATAATTGAGACCTTCATTGCTGACTTTATCACTCTTTATCATGGTTCGATCCTGCCAAGTCAATTCAAAGCCCTGGCAGCCATGAAGGATTGTCGCACTACGCAAAGCCGCGTCATGCTGGTCCAATGTAATGACTGTGAAAAACAGGTTTTTGTACCGCACTCCTGCGGTAACCGCAATTGTCCTCATTGTCAGAGTCATGAGTGTCAGCAGTGGTTGGAGCGTCAACTGAAAAAAGAAGTGCCTGCTGACTATTTTATGCTCACCTTTACTATACCCAAAGAGCTTCGATCATTAGCATGGCAGCATCAACGCTTGCTTTACTCGATAATGATACAGTGTTGTTGGGAAACCGTAAAAACCTTTGTCCAAAATGACAGCGTATTACAAGGAAACGCTGGAGCCATCACTGTTTTGCACACCCACTCTCGCTCTCTCGATTACCACCCGCATATCCATCTGGTAATGCCAGCCGGGGCCATCAATCAGAAGAAAAAGCTTTGGAGCTTCAAAAAAAGCGAAGGAAAGACGCGGTACCTTTTCAATCACAAAGCGCTGGCTAAAGTGTTTCGAGCAAAAATGCTCGATGCCGTGAACAAAGCGGCTCTTACGCTTCCAGTTAATTATCCCAAAACATGGGTCGTCGATTGCAAATTTGTCGGCAACGGTGAAAAGGCACTGGTCTATCTTGGTCGTTATCTCTACAAAGGGGTCATTCAAGAGAAAGATATTATTACGTGCAAAGATGGTCAGGTGACCTTTCGTTACCAGGATAGTAAGAGCAAAAAAATGCTCACAAGAACACTTCCCGGCCCGCAGTTTCTCAGGTTGATTCTCCAGCATGTTCTACCCAAAGGTTTCAGGCGAACACGGAACTTTGGTTTCCTCCACCCTAATAGCAAACGCTTGATTGCATTGCTTCAGTACCTTACCGGTATCAACCCGAATAAGTCGTCAGCCTGGTTCAGAGAGCGTCCAAAGCTTACGTGCAAATGCTGTGGAGGAATAATGAAGATCATAAAAACGATGATACCTCCATCACACAAATCCAGGTCTTTCCCCTACAAGTTAACAAAAGAGGAGGCTGTTCTGGTTATGTAA
- a CDS encoding antitoxin, with translation MKKLTIALPDNILDGLEGEKDMVLEEALLEGIRFLKRKRALNKYCDGKISFGRASELAGIPEDELAMQAFSLGIEPSISENTLKEELGIE, from the coding sequence ATGAAGAAATTAACAATAGCGCTTCCCGACAATATTTTGGATGGTTTAGAAGGAGAGAAAGATATGGTCTTGGAAGAGGCACTACTTGAAGGAATTCGATTTCTCAAAAGAAAGAGAGCCTTAAACAAGTATTGCGATGGGAAGATATCCTTTGGACGGGCCTCAGAGTTGGCTGGTATTCCTGAAGATGAACTTGCCATGCAAGCATTTTCTCTTGGCATCGAACCTTCAATCAGCGAAAATACTTTAAAAGAAGAGCTTGGTATTGAATGA
- a CDS encoding DUF3368 domain-containing protein produces MIVVCNSGSLIALGKLNLLILLKKLYGTIYIPESVYHEVVTSGIRRGKLDSLNIKLFVERYGDVIDVKKVHQPENIELGKGESDAIGFALEINGDFVLIDEELARTEARRVGVKVKGTLGILLEAYRKDILLLEDLEYTIEQIKVRKDIWVSRKLCDDVLEKIRDMSR; encoded by the coding sequence ATGATCGTTGTTTGTAATAGCGGATCTCTAATAGCCTTGGGTAAGTTGAATTTGTTAATTCTTCTAAAAAAACTCTATGGGACAATTTATATCCCAGAGTCTGTTTACCATGAGGTGGTAACATCAGGGATAAGAAGAGGTAAGCTTGATTCTCTGAATATCAAATTATTTGTGGAAAGATATGGTGACGTGATTGATGTTAAAAAGGTACATCAGCCAGAGAACATTGAACTGGGAAAAGGAGAATCAGATGCCATTGGGTTTGCTTTAGAAATAAATGGAGATTTTGTACTTATAGATGAAGAACTGGCAAGAACCGAGGCTAGGAGAGTCGGAGTAAAAGTTAAAGGCACTCTCGGCATTTTATTAGAAGCATACAGAAAGGATATACTTTTACTCGAAGATTTAGAATATACAATAGAACAGATTAAGGTAAGGAAAGACATCTGGGTCAGTAGGAAGTTATGTGACGATGTGTTAGAAAAAATACGTGATATGTCTCGTTAA
- a CDS encoding toxin-antitoxin system TumE family protein has protein sequence MTIYYFEKIKKRITELEWLIERERIDTEYDEDADISKIGGNIVFMDGSVLHFKEIFIGQKMHYRFHYMDEKNNLITRWDNAPHHKELSTFPHHVHLPDGVKENKSVKLIDVLDKIENIVIENLG, from the coding sequence ATGACCATTTATTATTTTGAAAAGATCAAAAAGAGGATTACGGAGCTGGAATGGTTGATAGAGCGAGAAAGAATTGATACAGAATATGATGAAGATGCTGATATCAGTAAGATAGGCGGAAATATTGTGTTCATGGACGGTTCTGTTCTCCATTTTAAAGAAATATTCATTGGGCAGAAAATGCATTATAGATTTCACTATATGGATGAAAAGAATAACCTGATAACCAGATGGGACAATGCTCCACACCATAAAGAGTTAAGTACCTTTCCTCATCATGTACATTTGCCAGATGGTGTGAAGGAAAACAAATCCGTTAAACTTATCGATGTGCTTGATAAAATTGAGAATATTGTAATAGAGAATTTAGGGTAG
- a CDS encoding four helix bundle protein produces the protein MKITRFEDIESWQMARELTRQVYDVTKSHKFSKDFGLKDQICRASVSVMSNIAEGFDSGSRAEFARFLSYAQRSCSEVQSQLYVALDQHYLAIKTFDEVYMLTGNASSKIGAFIKYLKQQKTKTQ, from the coding sequence ATGAAGATAACCCGCTTTGAAGATATAGAATCATGGCAGATGGCAAGAGAATTAACTCGACAAGTATATGATGTAACTAAAAGTCATAAATTTTCTAAAGATTTTGGATTAAAGGACCAGATTTGCAGAGCATCAGTTTCTGTAATGTCTAATATTGCGGAGGGTTTTGATTCTGGTTCCAGGGCAGAGTTTGCCAGATTTCTTTCCTATGCACAAAGATCGTGTTCAGAGGTACAATCACAGCTTTATGTTGCACTTGATCAGCATTACCTGGCAATAAAAACATTTGATGAGGTTTACATGTTAACGGGCAATGCAAGTTCTAAAATTGGCGCTTTCATAAAATACCTAAAGCAACAAAAAACCAAGACCCAATAA
- a CDS encoding type II toxin-antitoxin system HicB family antitoxin, with amino-acid sequence MLAENEYTVIMRKSKLEYVAICLELNVSASGVDLADAEKNLKNAIEIYLEDIKEHQETVVEPITVKELIEFLRDTEPEWHGKSGDTLYFRPFEVHEVPVYV; translated from the coding sequence ATGTTGGCTGAAAATGAATATACCGTAATAATGAGGAAAAGCAAATTAGAATATGTTGCAATATGCTTGGAATTAAATGTTTCGGCAAGTGGTGTTGATCTGGCTGATGCTGAAAAAAACTTAAAAAATGCAATAGAAATATATCTTGAAGACATCAAGGAACATCAGGAAACAGTTGTTGAGCCGATTACCGTTAAAGAATTGATAGAATTCTTACGGGATACAGAGCCTGAGTGGCATGGTAAATCAGGGGACACCTTGTATTTTAGGCCGTTTGAAGTGCACGAGGTTCCTGTTTATGTATAA
- a CDS encoding type II toxin-antitoxin system HicA family toxin, translated as MYKLPSMSSKQFIKLLERDGAAFVRQKRTDHAIYSRYYNDRRYSAPVLMGKKTLDPNYCKRVFRQLKFSDEEIARVLQNKNK; from the coding sequence ATGTATAAGCTCCCATCGATGTCCAGCAAACAATTTATTAAATTGTTGGAAAGAGATGGAGCCGCCTTTGTAAGACAAAAGAGAACAGATCATGCCATTTACTCACGATACTATAATGATAGAAGATATTCTGCACCGGTATTAATGGGTAAAAAGACCCTTGATCCAAACTATTGTAAAAGAGTGTTTAGGCAATTAAAATTTAGTGATGAAGAAATTGCCAGGGTATTACAAAACAAGAACAAATAA
- a CDS encoding DUF7718 family protein: protein MTEKRYIIPYSGYARKRHFHKTTRGKIVEFVVQLEVNYGGKWNEVVRYDCAHGFAHRDYYNLRGKHTKEELNLRFEDALTLADDDIDENWENYMQKYLGERT, encoded by the coding sequence ATGACTGAAAAACGATACATAATTCCTTACAGTGGTTATGCCAGGAAAAGGCACTTTCACAAGACAACAAGAGGTAAAATAGTAGAATTTGTTGTACAATTAGAGGTTAACTATGGAGGTAAATGGAATGAAGTAGTCAGATACGATTGTGCTCATGGTTTTGCTCATCGAGATTATTATAATTTGCGTGGGAAACATACGAAAGAGGAATTAAATCTTCGATTTGAGGATGCTTTAACTTTAGCTGATGATGACATAGATGAGAACTGGGAAAATTATATGCAAAAGTATTTGGGAGAGAGAACATGA
- a CDS encoding DUF5647 family protein: MNIMEKKNTDLIKEFNRYMREHPDIAESIPNNAVIIMQLEGDEGFNKWSNKMAREHMEKDQSVVYIRIKKIKPLISRIEELEIEPHAVY, from the coding sequence ATGAATATTATGGAAAAGAAAAACACTGATTTGATTAAAGAGTTTAACAGATATATGCGTGAGCATCCAGATATTGCTGAAAGTATTCCAAACAATGCCGTTATAATTATGCAATTAGAAGGAGATGAAGGTTTTAATAAATGGAGTAATAAGATGGCCAGAGAACATATGGAAAAAGATCAGTCTGTAGTATACATTAGAATAAAAAAGATAAAACCTCTCATTTCTCGCATTGAAGAGTTAGAAATTGAACCGCATGCAGTATACTGA